A section of the Jaculus jaculus isolate mJacJac1 chromosome 6, mJacJac1.mat.Y.cur, whole genome shotgun sequence genome encodes:
- the Zc3h10 gene encoding zinc finger CCCH domain-containing protein 10: MPDRDSYANGTGSSGGGPGGGSNEEASGAGAGNGGASSDAICRDFLRNVCKRGKRCRYRHPDMSEVSNLGVSKNEFIFCHDFQNKECSRPNCRFIHGSKEDEDGYKKTGELPPRLRQKVAAGLGLSPADLPNGKEEVPICRDFLKGDCQRGTKCKFRHLQRDFEFDARGGGATGCGGSTGSVPPGRRHDLYDIYDLPDRGFEDHEPGPKRRRGGCCPSDGPHFESYDYGLAPSRGVECRLLEEENAMLRKRVEELKKQVNNLLATNEVLLEQNAQFRNQAKVMTLSSTAPATEQTLAPTVGTVATFNHGIAQTHTTLSSQALQPRPVSQQELVAPAGAPAAPPTNAAPPAAPPPPPPHLNPEITPLSAALAQTIAQGMAPPPVSMAPVAVSVAPVAPVAVSMAQPLAGITMSHTTTPMVTYPIASQSMRITAMPH, translated from the coding sequence AGCCAGTGGAGCAGGGGCAGGCAATGGGGGGGCCAGTTCGGATGCCATCTGTAGAGACTTCCTGAGGAACGTTTGCAAGCGAGGCAAGCGCTGTCGATACCGCCACCCAGACATGAGTGAGGTGTCCAACCTGGGAGTGAGTAAAAATGAATTCATCTTCTGCCATGACTTCCAGAACAAAGAATGTAGCCGTCCAAACTGCCGTTTCATCCATGGCTCCAAGGAGGATGAGGATGGCTATAAGAAGACTGGAGAACTTCCCCCTCGGCTGAGACAGAAAGTGGCAGCTGGCCTGGGCCTTTCACCTGCTGACCTACCAAATGGCAAGGAGGAGGTCCCTATCTGTCGTGACTTCCTCAAGGGTGACTGTCAGAGAGGAACCAAGTGCAAGTTCCGTCACCTACAACGGGATTTTGAATTTGATGCTCGGGGTGGGGGGGCCACTGGGTGTGGGGGCTCAACAGGCTCCGTTCCCCCAGGACGACGGCATGATCTCTATGACATCTATGACCTTCCTGACAGGGGCTTTGAGGACCATGAACCAGGCCCCAAACGCCGGAGAGGTGGATGCTGCCCTTCTGATGGCCCCCATTTTGAATCCTATGACTACGGCTTGGCTCCTTCTCGTGGGGTAGAGTGCAGACTGCTGGAGGAGGAGAATGCCATGCTCAGGAAACGTGTGGAGGAGCTAAAGAAACAGGTCAACAACCTACTGGCCACTAATGAGGTACTTCTGGAACAAAATGCCCAGTTCCGCAATCAGGCCAAGGTCATGACCCTGAGTTCCACTGCGCCAGCGACTGAGCAAACTCTGGCCCCCACTGTGGGTACTGTTGCCACTTTTAACCATGGCATTGCCCAGACGCACACTACTCTCAGCAGCCAGGCTCTACAGCCTCGTCCTGTGTCCCAGCAAGAACTTGTGGCCCCTGCCGGAGCTCCAGCTGCTCCTCCAACTAATGCTGCACCTCCTGCTgctccaccccccccacccccacacctgaaCCCAGAGATCACACCACTGTCAGCTGCTCTGGCTCAAACAATCGCCCAGGGTATGGCCCCTCCACCCGTCTCTATGGCTCCTGTAGCTGTATCTGTGGCCCCTGTGGCTCCTGTGGCTGTGTCGATGGCCCAGCCCTTGGCAGGAATCACAATGAGCCACACGACTACTCCCATGGTGACTTACCCCATTGCTTCCCAGAGCATGCGTATCACAGCCATGCCACACTGA